The Arcanobacterium pinnipediorum genome includes the window ACCCCGTGGGGGAAAACGTGTTCCGCATTGTGGGCTCAGGCAGCCAAGGTGGCTGAAGATCGTGGCGATATGAAAACTGCTGTGCGCTGTTACGTCGATCTCGTAACCGCCTACGTTCAAGGTGGCGAATCGACTCGCGTGATTGCCCCGTTTGCGTGGCTAGAACGCAATTATAAGGAAAATCCGCAGTGGTTTGACGACGTCGAACTACCCGGTTATTCAGACGGCTTAGTTCACCAACTCGGCTGGTTTTACAAGTATGTTTTCTCTGCCGCACGCGAACTTCCCAATGTTTCGGTCGCCCAAACCGAACAGATTTTGCAGCGCATGCATGATTTTTATCAACAGCAATCCGATCCGCAGCGTGCCTGGTATTTCCGTAACTATGAAATGTATCGCCGTCTGGGTGAAAAAGACAAGGCTGAAGGGTTTTATCAGCAATGGCTCAATGCCGACCGCTCAGATCTTTCCGATTGTGCGTTGTGCGATCCGGGTCATCAAGTCGATTATTTTGCGCGCCTAGAACAGTGGGATAAGGCTATCGAGATTGGCGAAGAAGCTCTAGGCGCAGAAAGCCAATGCAGTAATCAACCCGAACAGTTGTTAAGCGATCTAATGTTGCCGTGGCTATATTCAGGCCGCGACGATAAAGCCTGGGCTGCACATTTGCGCGCATACCGCCGCTATCAGCAGTCGGCAAGCTACCTACAAAACCTCGATCAGCAGTTGGTGTATTTGGCTGTATCTGGCCGAGCTGGACGCCCCGAACGCCTAGAACGCGCCCTAACAATTTCTTTACGCCATACTCCGTGGATGAAGGAAGCTGAGTCCCCTCGAGTTTTGTTGGATTTTGCTATTGCTGTGGTCTTGGTGCTAGATAGTTTTGATACTGAGCGTGGCTCAGAAGTTCTCGATGTCACTTTACCTGGTGAGGAACTGCCCTGGATTTCTGCCCCGCAACTAGTGCGCCCAACATTAAGCGAAGCACGCCAATGGTTCTACCAGCTTGCTGTCGACCTCACCGAACAGTTCGCCCAGCGTCCCGGACATCCACATCCAGAACGCGAAATGGAACGACTCAATGAGATCCTCAACCCTAAACCTGCACCCGAACCTACCACAACAACCCCGATTCCTGACGTTTCGGGAATGAAGATTAGCGAAGCGTTACCGAAACCAGCCGCATCCGACGTCGTCGATGATGAAGAACTCTCCACTCTCGAAAGTGAACCTGGCTTGTCAGCCGAACAACTCTCCGGCCCGTGGAAAGATCTCTCACTGCGCGAACTGCTCGAAGCTGACGCCAAATTCGGCGCGGCAGTCAATACGATTTACTGGATGCAGGCCCTCGAACACGTCGTGGCAGCGCCAGAACTACTTAATGACGATCTTGATGGGCTCACCGAGACCGCACGCGCCGAATGGGATCAGTTGCGCGCTGAGGCCAACGAACTGCTCTATGAAGCCGATGAAGCCCCAGACCGCTTGCCGGAAGTGGTCTCTGATCCGGCCTTTACCCTTATCGCCCAAGCTGAGCGTCACATGAAAGATAAGGAATACATGGAGGCCGCGCAAAGTGCCGATGAGGCGCTGGGGGCACACACTGACGATCCGCTCGGTGCCCGGTTGCGCGCATTGCGTCTATTGTCTCATGCGGCGGAAGAGGCCGGTTATATTGATGAAGCGATTGAACCAGCGCGCGACATGCTCAACGTATCGTCAGCTGCACAATTGCCCTACCGCCAAGGCGTGGCAGCCGTTTATTTATCCCAGCTTCTTGCTCGCCGGCGTCGGTGGGAAGAAATGGCGGAAGTAGCCCAAAATGCGCTCGATGTTTTAGAACGTCAGCATTTAGGTGGCGTCGTCGTGCCGCATTTACATCTGGCACTGGCCCAAGCATCTGGAAAGATGGAGCACGCCGAGACTGCCGCGATTCATTTGGAACGTGGCGCCCAAACTATGCCGGTCAAGGAGCAAGACGCTCATACTCAGGCGTTAATGCGGGCTGCGAATGCTTACCGGGAAGCTCACCGGTTTAGTGATGCGATCCGCGTCTGGCAACATGTTGTGACCTTAGTTGATGCAGAATTTGACCGGGCTTCCCGCACTCTTGATGAACTGACGATTGCCGATAATGACAACGACGCAATTTTGGCTGCGGAAAAGTCCTACAATAATGCGTTGCGTAAATTATGCCAGACGCTCTATCAATTCAGTGAAGCAATCGGTCAGCAACCCGGCCAGGTACCTGATGAAGATATTGCCTTGCTGGAATCGACGATGGAACGGTTGCGTTCGTTGGTAACTGATCCTGGGCATACTGAGTTTTTGGGTCGTAGCCCGCAGTGGTATGAGGCTGACTGGTCTTCTGATATGGGCCACATGTACATGTTGTGCTACAAGTACGGCATGGCGCAAGACTATTTGCAGGCTGCGATTGCTGGGTTTGAGAAGATCGATCATGGAGATTCTGCCCTTGAGGTACAGTGCCGCCTAGCGCACATGTACCTTATTACTGGTCAGCTTGACCGGGCGCAAGAACTCATTACTCAGGTTTCTGAAACGGTGGCGCAGCCACGGTATGCCGGAAAGAATGTGCGTACCTATGCTCGCCAGCTCAAGCAGCATCTGGAGTCGTTGCTCGAAAACGAGTGATGCACATGAATAACGGCTGCACATGAATAACGGCTGCACATGAATAACGGCTGCATAGCAATAGGGCGCAGAGTTTTCGCTAACTCCGCGCCCTATTGCTATGCTTGCTAGCTACTTTCCTATCCTCATCGCCTATATCTCCACCTCAGCACCGGCAACCTTTGCTCGCATAAGCTACTGTTCTCCGCGTTGAACACCACTTTGCGCGTTAAAACCTCACTTCAATCCTGATTAAGGCTATAAAGTGTTTCAAAACCGGGGTATATGGGGCGATGTCCTCGTATATGGGGACATCGCCCCATATACCCCGGTTTCGCGACAGTACATCCTAGCTTCGTGGCAGGTAGACCCCTCTATTTACCCCGAAAACCCGACAAATTAGACTAGATTCGGCATGTATTGGTAGGCGTGGCTGCGTTTCATGTGCTTTTAGGCCGACCAACAGGATCGATGACTGCTTGAATGGTGAATTTTGTTTCGACTGCCATTTGGATAGCTGTTTAAAACTTGAATTTTGGCCAACCAACAGGATCGATGGCTGCTTGGATAGATGTGCGTGCTGTTGGTGGTCGGTAGGAACCGTTATCGTTTCACTGGTATGCATAGGGTATGCAAAGCCTTAAAACAGAACCCCCTGGTTTCAACTTTTCATTGATATACCAGGGGGAACTAGTGGCGGTAGCGGAGGGATTTGAACCCTCGGTACGGGGTTACCGTACACAGCATTTCGAGTGCTGCACCTTCGGCCGCTCGGACACGCTACCTTGCCAGCCAATCCTATCGCGCCGGTATGCCAACGCGCAAAATTACACGCATTCAGTTACGTCACATAGTTCGCCGACTACGATTCGCGGCGCACTTGAAGAGTTTCACAGCTTCCGTCAAAGGCACTACCAAAGGCACTACCAAAGGCACTACCGCCGTTGTTGGAACCACTGACGCAAAAGCTCAACATTCTCAGCTTCACAAATCCCGCCAACAACTTCGACCGTATGGTTTAACCTGGCGTCCCGCAACACGTCCCGCACCGACCCCGCAGCTCCAGCTTTTTCATCCCACGCTCCGAAAACCACCCGCGAAATCCGCGAGTTTACAATCGCACCCGCACACATCGTGCACGGTTCGAGAGTGACCACCAACGTACATCCACTTAAATTCCACCGACCCAATGTACGTGCTGCTTGACGCAAGGCATTAATCTCGGCATGCCCACACGGATCTGCTGCGACCTCACGCGTGTTCCATCCACTCCCAATCAATACGCCAAGCTCGCCGACAGTTTCGCCGCTCAGATCGCCATCAATATCGTTGCTAACCACCACCGCACCAACGGGTACATCACCGGATTGCCCGGCTCGTTGAGCTAGCTCCATTGCGTAACGCATAGCTACTTCTTCGGATTCATACATAGTCATATTTTCGCATGTTTGATGGTGTGCATGTGCACCCACTCCGCCCGCACACCCACTCCGCCCGCACACCCACTCCGCCCGCACACCCACTTCACGTATGCGCTTTCCCAGCCTAGATCCGCCCACACTAAACCCGCCAACCACCCACGCGCGCCACAAGACATCGCCCGCTTGGATTTTTGATACATACTCCTCACCAGTAAAACATGTCTAGCGCCCGTAAAACCGGTAAATTAATAAGTATGGAACTCCAGGTAATTAGCCACCCACTTGTGGCACATAAACTGACAACTCTGCGCGATAAGAACACTCCTTCACCTGTTTTCCGCCAGCTAGTTGAAGAAATCATTATGCTTTTGTCATACGAAGCAACCCGCGATATTCTCACCGAGCCAAAAGACATCGAGACCCCGGTTGCTCACATGACCGGTACAACAATGGCCCATCCTCGCCCGGTGGTTGTCCCGATTCTGCGCGCCGGTTTGGGCATGCTTGATGGCATGGTTCGAGTAATCCCAGCCGCCGAAGTTGGCTTCCTGGGCATGAAGCGTGATGAGCAGACTCTCGAAGCAATCACTTACGCCAATCGTCTTCCAGATGATCTCCACGATCGCCAATGTTTCGTTCTCGATCCGATGCTGGCCACCGGGCACACGTTAATCGCCTCGATTGATTATCTGCTTGAGCGTGGTGCTCGCGACGTCACTGCCATCTGCATTTTGGCGGCGCCCGAAGGCTTGAAAGCTCTCGAAGAACATATTGGCGATCGCGGCAATGTTCGCATTATTGTGGCCGCGGTTGACGAAAAGCTCAACGAGAAGGGCTTTATTGTTCCCGGTTTGGGCGATGCCGGGGATCGCTTGTACGGAATCGTTGATTAATATGTACTCTGGTCTTATTCCCACATTTGGTCCACGGGTGCCTGATTATTTGGGTCCGAATTGGGTTGCTCGCACCGCATTTTTGAACGACGTCGACGCCGGTACCCCGCCGGGCCGTCCAGATGTGGCGGTGTTGGTCAGCGAGGTCGACGCCGATACACGAGTTGCACACTCCGGCGTTGCCGCCTTGTGGTTGCCTGGGTTCTTGGATTCGTTTTTCCATGTGGAGCAAGCTCAAGCGTGGGCTGAAGCTGGCATCCCCCTGTATGGTCTGGATTTTCGCCGTTCGGGACGCTCCTTACGGGTCCCTTCGCGCCGTGATGATTTACGAGATTTGCTCATCCGCGAAGAAGAGATCCATGCGGCACTGACTCATATCCGTGCCCAAGGCGCGGAGAAGATCGTACTCATTGGTCATTCAACTGGCGGATTACAAGCGGTGTTATTTGCCGATCGTCACCCTGGCGCAGTTGATGCAGTGATTCTTAATTCGCCGTGGCTAGATCACAATGGGCCAACATGGCAACGCACAGCGGCAACATCGGTCTTTGAAAAGATTGCTCGAGTCGCTCCGCTCACTCCGATCGCACGGTTAAAACCAGCTTATGCTCGGAGTTTGCACGTGGATTATGGAGGTGAGTTCTATTTTAATCCGCAACATAAACCACTCACTTCTGCCACCGTCTTTGCTGGTTTCTTCACTGCGGCACGGCGCGGGCACGCGATGGTTGCTCGCGGTCTGGATATCAAGGAACCAGTGCTTCTTGCTCATTCAGATAAGTCTGGCAGCCGTACTCATCCAAGTGAGTACGAGCTTGCGCATACTGATGTGGTGCTCGACGTCGAAGACATGAAGCGCTTAGCTCCAGCGTTGGGTTCTCACGTGGAGACGGTAGAGATCATCGGCGGTCGCCACGATCTCGCATTGTCTGAGACGCCAGCACGTAACCGCTACACGCGCGAAACGATCCGGTGGGCGTTACGCCAGGTGGGCCGGTGATCTGCCACCCGGTCAAAATGATCTGCCACCCGGTCAAAATGATCTGCCACCCGGCCAAAACGATCTGCCACCCGGCCAAAACGATCTGCCACCCGGTCAAAATGATCTGCCACCCGGCCAAAATGACTGGTGAACAAGATCAACCTCGATAACTGGCGCCAGCAACGGTTGCTGGCGCACTTTCCACCACGCGTTTACTGCTAAAATACCTATCATGTGCCGCTTTTAGCGGCGTAACCTGATGAACAATAAGGAGATGCCGATGGGCAAGGCAAGCCGCCGAAACAAAGAAAAGAAGCCAAAGAAGGCACGGATCCAGTTTGTGGATCGTCCGTTTGACGGCTTAGCGTTCGAACCGCAACTAGTTGCGATGCGTGAGATTATTCCGGCAGCAACATTGCCGGTGCGCACCACTGCCGAATATGGCAGTGAAGACCTCCTAATCGTCACACTACTTCCTGGCATGGCTGCAGCTTCTCGCCGCAACGACGGCGTCTTGCTCGTCGCCGCTCAAACTGTGATGAATTCCGGCGACGTTTCGCTCGATATTGCCGATCGCATTATTAAAGGCTTAGACCTTAAGCCGGGCGATACCTTAGCGCAAACTGATCAGCCGGTTCCAGGACCTCGCCTGCAAGATATTCTCGATCTCAGTGTAGATTCTGAGATGACGTTGCACGAAAATTACAGCTTCTGGGTCGATCCAGCTGAACTAAACGATCCACAAGTACAGTCTGCGATTGAGCAAACCCGCGAACAGGTTTTACCAACCGCCCATGTTCCACACATCGATGGCGCATACTGGTGCCGGATGCAACGTGAGTTCGTCCGTTGGGTGCGCCCAGAGCCAGAGGCCCACGTTCTCGACGCATTGGCTCGCCTACACCAGGCACGTGAACTCGGTTTCGACGGCGGTCGTTTCGTTGGCGCCTTCCGTGCACTTGGTTTAATGATTCCGGTTTTTGAGCTTGACGCGGGCAGTGAAGCCGATGAGCTAAGTGAGCCGATGGCTGTGCTTGCCCAGCGCCTTGACGAGGCGTTGGCTGTCACTGAGCCGTTGACTGCTGAAGAGCG containing:
- the tadA gene encoding tRNA adenosine(34) deaminase TadA, with product MYESEEVAMRYAMELAQRAGQSGDVPVGAVVVSNDIDGDLSGETVGELGVLIGSGWNTREVAADPCGHAEINALRQAARTLGRWNLSGCTLVVTLEPCTMCAGAIVNSRISRVVFGAWDEKAGAAGSVRDVLRDARLNHTVEVVGGICEAENVELLRQWFQQRR
- the upp gene encoding uracil phosphoribosyltransferase; its protein translation is MELQVISHPLVAHKLTTLRDKNTPSPVFRQLVEEIIMLLSYEATRDILTEPKDIETPVAHMTGTTMAHPRPVVVPILRAGLGMLDGMVRVIPAAEVGFLGMKRDEQTLEAITYANRLPDDLHDRQCFVLDPMLATGHTLIASIDYLLERGARDVTAICILAAPEGLKALEEHIGDRGNVRIIVAAVDEKLNEKGFIVPGLGDAGDRLYGIVD
- a CDS encoding alpha/beta hydrolase; its protein translation is MYSGLIPTFGPRVPDYLGPNWVARTAFLNDVDAGTPPGRPDVAVLVSEVDADTRVAHSGVAALWLPGFLDSFFHVEQAQAWAEAGIPLYGLDFRRSGRSLRVPSRRDDLRDLLIREEEIHAALTHIRAQGAEKIVLIGHSTGGLQAVLFADRHPGAVDAVILNSPWLDHNGPTWQRTAATSVFEKIARVAPLTPIARLKPAYARSLHVDYGGEFYFNPQHKPLTSATVFAGFFTAARRGHAMVARGLDIKEPVLLAHSDKSGSRTHPSEYELAHTDVVLDVEDMKRLAPALGSHVETVEIIGGRHDLALSETPARNRYTRETIRWALRQVGR
- a CDS encoding DUF5926 family protein, whose protein sequence is MNNKEMPMGKASRRNKEKKPKKARIQFVDRPFDGLAFEPQLVAMREIIPAATLPVRTTAEYGSEDLLIVTLLPGMAAASRRNDGVLLVAAQTVMNSGDVSLDIADRIIKGLDLKPGDTLAQTDQPVPGPRLQDILDLSVDSEMTLHENYSFWVDPAELNDPQVQSAIEQTREQVLPTAHVPHIDGAYWCRMQREFVRWVRPEPEAHVLDALARLHQARELGFDGGRFVGAFRALGLMIPVFELDAGSEADELSEPMAVLAQRLDEALAVTEPLTAEERRARAGIISRQVTLR